The Conexivisphaerales archaeon genome has a segment encoding these proteins:
- the hydA gene encoding dihydropyrimidinase, translating into MTSLLVKNAKVVTSRDIFDADILSEDGIITSISRSIDPNRAERRIDASGKLLFPGGIDGHTHFEMPFMGTTTADDFYSGTVSAAAGGITAIIDFAVQQKGELLSEAVRNWHNKARNKAVVDYSFHVIFRDVNEKTLNEVKEVIASGITSFKVFTTYRKEGLMLEDGEIMQVMKTVSSNGGLVAVHAENNGIAETNIATFMREGKKEAIYHALSKPQIVEAEAVQRMLTLAAHTKARMYIVHLSSKPGRELIRDGMLRGLAVFAETCPHYLVFDESVYSRVDAKNFVMSPPIKGKEDREALWEGLRQGDVKTVASDHADFTSEQKSMGNDDFTKIPNGVAGTEVIIPVLFTEGYKRGRISLNRFVEVTSTNAARAYNLYPKKGTISVGSDADFYILDPQKKVRLTADALHSRIDYSIYDDFVAEGYPVITVSRGEVIYEDGQFIGKAGRGTFLARKASHEFPFYV; encoded by the coding sequence TTGACCAGTCTTCTTGTCAAAAATGCCAAAGTGGTTACCAGCAGGGACATATTTGATGCTGACATCCTATCTGAAGATGGTATAATAACATCAATATCGAGGTCGATCGACCCAAACAGGGCAGAAAGAAGAATAGATGCATCCGGAAAACTTCTGTTCCCTGGAGGAATAGATGGTCATACCCATTTTGAGATGCCGTTTATGGGTACTACCACTGCAGATGACTTCTATTCGGGGACAGTGTCAGCTGCCGCTGGAGGTATAACAGCAATAATAGATTTTGCAGTGCAGCAAAAAGGAGAGTTACTGAGTGAAGCTGTTAGGAACTGGCACAACAAGGCAAGGAATAAAGCAGTTGTTGACTACAGCTTTCATGTTATATTCAGGGATGTCAACGAAAAAACTCTGAACGAAGTGAAGGAAGTCATTGCATCAGGCATCACTAGTTTCAAGGTCTTTACAACCTACAGGAAAGAAGGGCTTATGCTGGAGGATGGTGAAATAATGCAGGTGATGAAGACAGTCTCGTCAAACGGGGGTCTTGTGGCTGTTCATGCAGAGAACAACGGTATTGCTGAAACCAACATTGCTACCTTTATGAGAGAAGGAAAGAAAGAGGCGATTTACCATGCTCTCAGCAAGCCCCAGATAGTCGAGGCAGAGGCTGTGCAGAGAATGCTTACGCTAGCAGCCCATACAAAGGCTAGAATGTACATAGTGCACCTCTCCAGCAAGCCTGGAAGGGAGCTTATTAGAGATGGTATGCTAAGAGGGCTTGCAGTATTTGCCGAAACATGTCCTCATTATCTGGTCTTTGACGAATCTGTCTACAGCAGAGTTGATGCCAAAAACTTCGTAATGAGCCCGCCGATTAAGGGGAAGGAGGACAGGGAAGCGCTCTGGGAAGGTCTCAGGCAGGGGGATGTAAAGACTGTGGCAAGTGACCATGCTGACTTCACTTCAGAACAGAAGAGCATGGGTAATGATGACTTCACAAAGATACCAAACGGAGTTGCTGGCACAGAAGTGATAATTCCGGTCTTGTTCACAGAGGGATACAAAAGGGGAAGAATAAGTCTGAATAGGTTTGTTGAGGTAACGTCAACCAATGCAGCAAGGGCCTACAACCTTTACCCCAAGAAAGGAACCATATCAGTCGGCAGTGATGCAGACTTCTACATACTTGACCCGCAGAAGAAGGTTAGGCTAACTGCTGATGCTTTACACTCCAGAATCGACTACTCTATCTATGATGATTTTGTAGCAGAAGGCTACCCTGTCATCACTGTCTCGAGAGGAGAAGTGATTTACGAAGATGGTCAATTTATCGGAAAGGCGGGAAGGGGTACATTTCTTGCTAGAAAGGCATCACACGAATTTCCATTCTATGTCTAG